The sequence GTGATTACATTGATGAATGGGACCAGCAGGGGGATCTGAACTATGAGAATGACCAGGCGCACACAAACTACAACTTCCGGAGGTATTTGATTTGGTATTCTGGTGTGACTAGGTGCAAGTTGAAGGGACAGTGGACAGCagcagactacgccgagcaagaatcgtcagacgacgaagacacagctttcgacatagctgctcggcacgggtcccaaattgaggctgctccaatccttgatagagtggtaactatttctttactaaaattagagatttcaattcaatgagatatgtctagttttgagcatcctaatgtcttaacttgtgatagggaaactctatgctcgtatctgttgttgaactcgagcgtatctcacagagaacttcagatactactacgctatcgttactatcagtgagtatcaatgtctaacagaaaacttgtttatttgtatgttgtaacatatgtctttaactaacatttcgattacagagggtatcacgtcgtcttcgtcgagcagcggctcggtgtggatgccggtctctagcgggcgttgacgtgcagctgcctgtgcctcgtatgcagcaggacgttcagcctcccatttgtgcagttggaccatctacagcaggactcagctcgtcgcgatcgacgcgggacacgtttgagaacgtggcccaggacgacgacgacgacgacgatggcgctggcgctggcgccgcaggtcaggtggagattggaccgtctcagttgcaggatgctcctacaactcaggcatcacagctgacaccacgtagaaggcgtccacgagacccttacactccaggcaccgacgctcttggggccaagggcaagggtaagactaggaggaaatgaatacttttGTGATATGGACGGTGTGATTTGGACTTATGCTGGAGACGGTTGTAATATGAACTATGTTTTGTGTTTTGGACTATGTGTTGGGAActtgtattttggactttgtttgtggacattatatgaagaactatgttctgtggatgtttttatattcgatgtgattttgtgatgtattatatgttgaaatgcttatatgtcttataatatgtgattatttgaactgtggttgttaataaaacaaggggaactcttgcaaaatttttttgtgaactgtaaaaaacataataatcaataagtaacgcatctttagagttctaaattatttttgatacgtaaatactacataataggctacaattcttcagtctgaatcacaatctatgagtaactcatcttcggagtcatccgtcgcgcaatcctcaacaacaacctcattccacttgctgcattgtcctgcatcacacttgtcaccagttcttttgtaataattggcttctgcttcatctgcagcttgggagaatagctcatcctcagcctcagcctcatcagacttcttcttgtaataagctgcctctacctctgcggcggcctgtgacagaaactcatcctcttcctcttgagcacgtaatcctgcctcagctagtgctatgagctcactcaaccttgacatgtcgtcctcctcttcttcatgtaatcctgcctctgcgagggcgataagctcactcaatctagatgtgtcgtcgtcctcctcctccatcagctcaactgttgccattttatcctgaacatatctcgcatgcgcctcatcggccaaatagtttacgccgcttccaatctctgcaaatataatgagaaaattaagttagcaaagtcaggataaataaattgtactaacataattataatatcatttatctcacttacttcccttgaggcgatcagcaagattatccaacatctgtttctcggcttgagccgcttcccattcccttgcatcctgtgctctcttctcatctgccgccttcaacctcctatactctgcacgcttcgggctatcataaaaggcagattttgcttccctacgcatgtcgcgtatgcgatcgttaatgtacgaatcaacgagctgagatccacaacgcatcttctgtcccattattctcttggactctattgtccgcatcacctctcctttgtcgtcgtaactctcccaactgcatttcctcgtctcctaaaaaaaatagtaagtaccgctataacattacatctggtgcaaaaaaaaataccaacctcatcgtaatcgaccatatgtccacaaaaatatccaacaccaagctccaaaggaactaatccatacttagcttcaataccgcatttgcagagtactggatcaaatttgacctcttctgccgcccaccccatgtatctcttttcctttacctctggctctggccaatgggacaaaggaccatacaaccactctctgaaacgacacttacgccacccgtatggctgcaggagaaaaaattagtaatttattgtaaataaaaaTAGTTCATATATTTACCGtatcaatgggctcacataatcaatgttcggacaacagaactgcttgtcatagtcttcgtcgatgacagcacggtctccacaatcgcatcgaggcggtgagtccatccgtctttctgttgctacctccttctctgcatccgtcattggtggaggattcgggggaggaggtacccaacgcttaaaacgctcatgactggtctttccactcaaccaattaatgaaaagaagatatcgagggtcaaatttatcaggaccatcgatccactggaaaaagaaacacttctgatgtccctaaaataatggaaagatgCACTATTACATATCTACAAAAAAATGAATGCGAATAAAGttaagtgacaagtcataagctacgtacgtccaaagtgccacaaaggtagtagcagcgagcagccgtgtctggatgttgtgattgatgtacccaagccagtctgccacagtcacagttaggcacggggagttcaggaggaacaggagcatccttactagatacgtccggatataactcccgaggacgacctctcttctgccacaacgcctctcggtacatgtctttcatctaataaacgattataattatcacttgtacctattCTGCTTTATAATAAGTCTACACAAACTAATATTCGAAATAAAaatataataggtgtatacaaattatttaactaacaacccaatatacaaaacgaatcagttggaaatcataccttggcctacgaagtgaaccaactcaaatctttgaatccaacaatttttgacgaagtttggaaatgggatgaaatgagctgctctcggccagccgcgcgggcgtttttataggcattcgtagctcggcgccaagatctgtggcgccgagctacgaggccgcgccgccgccacgtcAGAGCCAGGTAAGCCCTGGACGCAACTAGCCGTTGCGGCCacgtcacagctcggcgccataggctgtggcgccgagctgtgttagctcggcgccacggcctatggcgccgagcaaagggtccaaaactgcatttaaaatttttttaggtctaaacgtaaATTTACTTCGGTTtaggggctaaaatacaaaaaattcggtcaggataaaggtgtcaggccacctttgcgttaaatgctcctgcgatttggtcggtcggtgcggcgatttagtcagggttgcttcttagcgaaggcagggcctcgggcgagccggagaggtgtctgccgttggaggggggcctcgggcgagacggaaatcctccggggtcggctgcccttgtccgaggctaggctcgggcgaggcgtgatcgagtcgcttgaatggactgatccctgacttaatcgcacccatcaggtctTAGCAGCttaatgctgatgggggttaccagctgagaattaggagtcttgatggtacccctaattatggtccccgacacgttTGGTTTccaaaatgtaacgtaaatgataACGGTAATGGTTTGCATTTGATTATCAGCGGTAACAAATTTAAATAAGCTGGTATCAATTCctagtgtggtatctgattatgattggacttaaacaaacacgaTCTAACGTTATTTGTTATCTATtacattacaaatatgtgaaccaaacaacaGCTTGGTTAGTGGCCGCGGGATCCCGACAGGTCCAACCCCACCAACCGTTATCCAGCGGAAGAATTCGATCCACACGCGCCGTCGTCCATCCACGATGACAGAGCATGTTGACAGCATATATCTTTCCCAATTGGACCATCATGACATATATGTGGCCCTTGTTCTGCTCGCAATATAATCTCGCATTCCGATGAGAGCCGAATGAAGTTTTATTTTTAGGGAAAAAATACATATATAGATACAATCTCACTCTACTTGTACATTAGACACATGTACTACTACCGTCCACAGAGCTCACGGCGACACTGACAGCGTCCAATAGTTCTTTTACACGAAGTCACACTCACACATGACACATCCCAGCCTGTCCCAAGGCAGGCAGGCAGTCAGGGCAGCTGAAAAGGAACGGGAAATTTCTTCCGGTACGACGAAACAAACAAGAGGATCTGCACTGCATGCCCCGTAGCCTGCAGCTGAAAAGGAACGGGAAATTTCTTCCAGTGCGCCGTGCATTATTGGCCTCCCCCGGTGTACACGCATGCCCCGTAGCCTGCAGATGTCGTAGAGAGAGAAACGAGTTAGGTTTCCTCGCGAAAATGGGAGCAGAGAACAATCTCCGGCAAGAAAAAAAAGCTTTCTGCAGCGAAGAGTGGAACACGACAGAAAGCGTCCGGCAGGCGGCAGCACAGCTGCGCAGGGAAGGGTGTCCGTCCACTCATCACTGCAGTCTGCAGAGTGCACTAGTGCAGACGCTGTGCGTGTGCGAACTGTCAGCACATGGACAAATGGGCGATGGAAGGAAAGGCGCCGGAGCAGGGCAGGGGATGAGCAAAGCTGGTCTCCTTTCGTCGTGCACATGTCATGTCATGTCACCATTGTCATGCTCGAGCAGTGCTGCGAGATCTGCACGGACAGAACCCAACAAAAAACAGGCCATGTCGGCGGCCTGCCTTGCTAGCGAGCAAACGACGGCTGACGACGCTCCCCGTGACGATTATGAGATGATGCGGCGGGCCATGATTCCATGGACAAGAACAACTGCAGAGCAAGAGAGATTGGAAGGGAGACAGACAGGGACTACGCGGGGCACACGTACTTGGGTCGTCGGAGGTGAGCGTGGCGGACGCCCGGAAGTCGCAGTTCCACGGGTGCCGCCCGGCCGCCTGGTACAGCTGGTTCACGGCGTACGCGGCGTGCGCGCGCACCGTGTTGGGCTCGAAGCAGGCGCCGCCGGGCTGGATGGCGCTGCAGTCGACGCCCACCTGCGAGCACGCGTAGTCCAGGTCCGCCTGCAGCTCCGCGTCCGAGGCGCCGGCCCGCGCCACGCACCACCCGCCGCCCCTGGGCTgcgccgcgccgcccccgcccccgccccgaccccCCGCCGCCGCGGAGGAGGCCAGCCCGGCGTCGTAGGCCATGCTGAGGTCCGTGTGGTACAGCCCGAACGAGCGCTCCGACGTGGGCCCGGGCTTGAGGTCCTCGTCGTACAGCGCGAACAGGTACGTCTCCACCGCCTTCCCAGGCATCAGCGGCGTGCCGGCGCCGGACCGCAGGTGCGCCACCAGGTTGGACACGTACGCCCTGGCGTTCTCCGCCGTGGCGCCGGGCTCCCCGGCGTCGCCCCTGGTCGGCCACCCCGTCTCCGCCACCACGACGTCCACGTCCCCGTACCCGGCGCGCACCAGCGCCGACTTCACGGCGTCCAGCTGCGCGTCGAACATGTTGGTGTACCTGATCTTGGACCCGCCGTCCACGCGCCCCGCGTTGGGCTGGAACAGGCAGAAGGCCAGCGTGTCCGGCCGCGGGTCCGACTGGTACGCGAACCACGGGTACGGGTTGATCATGAACGGCGCGCCGGTCCTGCTGAGGAACCCCAGGATCTGCTGCAGCTGCGGAGCCACGTCCGGGTGGAACGCGCCCGTCGACGGCGGGTCCGACTGCGCCATCACGCCCATGGTGTTCACGGTGGAGAACCTGATCCCCGCGGCGCCGCCCCCcgccgccgcggcggcggcgcggaggTTCTGCATGGCCGGGAGCAGCGCGGCGCCCAGGGTGGCGTCCCCGGACTCCAGCACCTCGTTGCCGACGGCCACGGCGGAGATGGTGGTCGCCGGGACGAAGGGCAGCACGTTGGCGGCCAGCCACCGGGACGCGGCCGCCGGGTCCGCGGCCAGCGACGGGATGTCGCCGTTCGCCACGCCCACCACCACGGAGATGCCGGACCCCGCCAGCGCGCGGATCAGCCCCGCGTCCACGCCGTACAGCCGCACCTTGGAGATGGACGTCGACCTGAGCAGCCTCGCCGTCTCGTCCGCCGACGGCAGGTTGTCCGCCACCTCGCCGTAGTTGACGCCGATGTACGGCTGCGCTCCTGCACGCGCGCAATGTGGCGCAAACAAATCCGCTCCCGCATCATCATCACCAATATCCTGCCCCCAACTCAATCCAGGCTCTCAATCAACTAGccagaaaaaagaga is a genomic window of Zea mays cultivar B73 chromosome 5, Zm-B73-REFERENCE-NAM-5.0, whole genome shotgun sequence containing:
- the LOC100273173 gene encoding putative O-glycosyl hydrolase family 17 protein precursor; this encodes MGAAARKPAAAGVLPIWLCLVCASRAQPYIGVNYGEVADNLPSADETARLLRSTSISKVRLYGVDAGLIRALAGSGISVVVGVANGDIPSLAADPAAASRWLAANVLPFVPATTISAVAVGNEVLESGDATLGAALLPAMQNLRAAAAAAGGGAAGIRFSTVNTMGVMAQSDPPSTGAFHPDVAPQLQQILGFLSRTGAPFMINPYPWFAYQSDPRPDTLAFCLFQPNAGRVDGGSKIRYTNMFDAQLDAVKSALVRAGYGDVDVVVAETGWPTRGDAGEPGATAENARAYVSNLVAHLRSGAGTPLMPGKAVETYLFALYDEDLKPGPTSERSFGLYHTDLSMAYDAGLASSAAAGGRGGGGGGAAQPRGGGWCVARAGASDAELQADLDYACSQVGVDCSAIQPGGACFEPNTVRAHAAYAVNQLYQAAGRHPWNCDFRASATLTSDDPSYGACVYTGGGQ